In the genome of Elusimicrobium sp., one region contains:
- the plsY gene encoding glycerol-3-phosphate 1-O-acyltransferase PlsY, which yields MMITITLLVLFSYLLGSVPTGYLIAKRVMGIDIREHGSGNPGAANVYRTVGKWAGVSTFLIDGLKGFIPVCLARHYCPDNYWIAILCGIIAILGHMWTIYLKFRGGKGVATSAGVFAAIVPIPTAIAFASFVLCVALWGRISIGSICACIVLPVCSFLIGNHPLSVNLMVSAVGALVIYKHVPNIKRLLQQKELKFEDGSKKRKANENK from the coding sequence ATGATGATAACTATCACCCTACTCGTGTTGTTCAGTTATTTGCTCGGGTCTGTCCCGACCGGTTACCTCATCGCCAAACGCGTGATGGGCATTGATATCAGAGAACATGGCTCCGGCAACCCCGGTGCGGCCAACGTGTACCGCACGGTCGGTAAATGGGCCGGTGTCAGCACCTTCCTGATTGACGGGCTGAAAGGTTTTATTCCGGTGTGCTTGGCCCGCCACTACTGCCCGGATAATTACTGGATTGCCATTTTGTGCGGTATTATCGCCATTTTGGGCCACATGTGGACGATTTATTTGAAATTCCGCGGCGGTAAAGGTGTAGCCACCTCTGCCGGTGTATTTGCCGCTATCGTACCGATTCCCACTGCCATCGCTTTTGCTTCCTTTGTGTTGTGTGTGGCCTTATGGGGACGCATTTCTATCGGTTCCATTTGCGCTTGTATCGTTTTGCCTGTTTGCAGTTTTCTCATCGGCAATCACCCCTTATCCGTTAACTTAATGGTTAGTGCGGTGGGTGCGTTGGTTATCTACAAACATGTACCCAATATCAAACGCTTGTTACAACAAAAAGAACTTAAATTTGAAGACGGCTCTAAAAAGAGAAAAGCAAATGAAAATAAATAA
- the ileS gene encoding isoleucine--tRNA ligase: MAKNKYSHTVLLPKTDFPMRAGLTQKEPKILDFWKSINLYEAVLKKNEAGKHFVLHDGPPYANGKIHIGHALDKTIKDIILKSRSMTGHYAPYVPGWDCHGLPIEQALLKELKQDKKHITDVPAFRKKAREFAAKFIDLQRQGFKRLGVQTDWDDPYLTMSPRYEGITIAVFLDLIEKGYVYKGQKTITWCSHCETALADAETEYKDVSSSSIYLRFRLANPNPEVLGELDYTQPISLGVWTTTPWTIPSNMAAAVSNTEDYAILKDDKTGEYYIVAEKLAEEFLKNTGLECTQAGKVSGEKLVGMKYYHPLTNKENPIIWTDFVTMDAGVGIVHIAPGHGEDDFRAGKQWGLETFCPVDERGCYTKDAGVFEGMHVFEANPLMVKKLDELGALIKEQEIVHSYPHCWRCHNPIIFRATEQWFMSIDKDGLRQKLMDNLSHVKFYPAGGEERMRSMIALRPDWCLSRQRFWGTPVTILYCKKCGKPQINHDLFEFIKARAMKEGSDFWFTDEVEKLMPQGYACECGCHEFRKETDILDVWLDSGVSWAAVLKDRGLDFPADVYSEGSDQHRGWFQSSYIPSFALEGTAPFKTILTHGMVLAQDGRQMHKSLGNSVDPEEVVNKYGADILRLWVSFSDYQGDVRISDEILGGPIDTYRKIRNTVRYALGNLADYDPAVHQVPGKELTEMDQYMLGRLDALIQEVHAGYAEFNFRRAMRAITDFCILDLSSFMLDASKDRLYTLGASSPARRSAQTVLAEIAVTLLQLMAPVLSFTAEEAWQELRKTSLGRDLPQSIFLSNMPVNASLIPQVKLEEKWNQIRRVRETVQKTLEEARQKGVIGSSLEAKVIFKTADANMKAFLEETKNLWPEIAIVSAVEIADGTDTLTVEAVHASGVKCARCWQWREDVGSDAKHGDICARCAEVLAKEGLVVEEGEPVGA; the protein is encoded by the coding sequence ATGGCAAAAAATAAGTATTCTCACACCGTTTTGCTTCCCAAAACGGATTTCCCTATGCGTGCAGGTCTTACGCAAAAAGAACCTAAAATTTTAGATTTTTGGAAGTCTATCAACCTCTACGAAGCCGTTCTCAAGAAAAACGAAGCGGGCAAACACTTTGTATTGCACGACGGGCCGCCCTACGCCAACGGGAAAATTCACATCGGCCACGCACTCGATAAAACCATTAAGGATATTATTCTCAAAAGCCGCAGCATGACAGGGCATTACGCCCCGTATGTGCCGGGGTGGGACTGCCATGGTCTGCCCATTGAACAGGCGTTACTCAAAGAACTCAAACAAGACAAAAAACACATTACCGATGTGCCCGCCTTCCGCAAGAAAGCGCGCGAATTTGCTGCCAAATTTATCGATTTGCAACGCCAAGGTTTCAAACGCTTGGGTGTTCAAACCGATTGGGACGATCCGTACCTCACCATGTCTCCCCGCTACGAAGGCATTACGATTGCCGTGTTTTTGGACTTAATTGAAAAAGGATATGTTTACAAGGGCCAAAAAACCATCACTTGGTGTTCCCATTGCGAAACGGCTTTGGCCGATGCGGAAACCGAGTACAAAGATGTTTCCTCTTCTTCTATTTACCTGCGTTTTAGACTCGCAAACCCCAACCCCGAAGTGTTGGGCGAGTTGGACTATACCCAACCTATCAGTTTGGGTGTGTGGACTACCACCCCGTGGACGATTCCCTCCAACATGGCGGCGGCTGTTTCCAACACGGAAGATTACGCCATTTTGAAAGATGACAAAACGGGCGAGTATTACATTGTTGCCGAAAAATTGGCCGAAGAATTTTTGAAAAATACCGGTTTGGAATGCACGCAAGCCGGCAAAGTGTCCGGAGAAAAATTGGTAGGCATGAAATACTATCACCCGCTTACCAATAAAGAAAACCCGATTATTTGGACGGACTTTGTAACCATGGACGCCGGGGTGGGTATCGTGCACATCGCTCCCGGCCACGGGGAAGATGACTTTAGAGCCGGTAAACAATGGGGCTTGGAAACCTTCTGCCCCGTTGATGAACGCGGTTGCTACACCAAAGATGCCGGTGTGTTTGAAGGTATGCATGTGTTTGAAGCCAACCCGCTTATGGTTAAAAAATTGGACGAATTGGGTGCCCTGATTAAAGAACAGGAAATCGTGCACAGTTATCCGCATTGTTGGCGTTGCCATAACCCCATTATTTTCCGTGCTACGGAACAATGGTTTATGAGTATCGATAAAGACGGTCTGCGCCAAAAATTGATGGATAACCTTTCCCATGTTAAATTTTATCCGGCCGGCGGCGAAGAACGCATGCGCTCCATGATTGCTTTGCGCCCCGATTGGTGTTTGTCCCGCCAACGCTTCTGGGGTACCCCGGTAACCATTTTGTATTGTAAAAAATGCGGTAAACCGCAAATCAATCACGATTTGTTCGAGTTTATCAAAGCGCGCGCCATGAAGGAAGGCTCCGACTTTTGGTTTACGGACGAAGTGGAAAAACTCATGCCGCAAGGGTATGCGTGTGAATGCGGTTGCCACGAATTTAGAAAAGAAACCGATATTTTAGATGTGTGGTTGGATTCCGGCGTATCGTGGGCGGCGGTATTAAAAGACCGCGGGTTAGATTTCCCGGCCGATGTCTATTCCGAAGGTTCCGACCAGCACCGCGGTTGGTTCCAAAGTTCCTATATCCCTTCTTTTGCTTTAGAAGGAACGGCTCCTTTCAAAACGATTTTAACGCACGGCATGGTGCTTGCACAAGACGGCCGTCAAATGCATAAATCTCTTGGAAACAGCGTTGATCCCGAAGAGGTAGTGAACAAGTACGGGGCTGATATTTTGCGCCTGTGGGTTTCCTTCTCCGACTATCAGGGAGATGTACGCATTTCGGACGAAATTTTGGGCGGCCCGATTGATACTTATCGCAAAATCCGCAATACCGTTCGTTACGCTTTGGGGAACTTGGCCGATTACGACCCGGCTGTTCACCAAGTTCCGGGCAAAGAATTGACGGAAATGGATCAATACATGTTGGGCCGCTTAGACGCGCTTATCCAAGAAGTCCACGCCGGGTATGCGGAATTTAACTTCCGCCGTGCCATGCGTGCCATTACGGATTTCTGTATTTTGGATTTGTCTTCCTTTATGTTAGATGCTTCCAAAGACCGCTTATACACTTTGGGTGCCTCTTCTCCGGCCCGCCGCAGTGCCCAAACGGTTTTGGCTGAAATTGCCGTAACGCTCTTGCAGTTGATGGCTCCCGTGCTTTCCTTCACGGCTGAAGAAGCCTGGCAGGAACTTCGCAAAACTTCCCTGGGGCGTGATTTGCCGCAAAGCATTTTCCTTTCCAATATGCCGGTAAATGCGTCGCTTATTCCGCAAGTGAAATTGGAAGAAAAATGGAACCAAATTCGCCGCGTACGCGAAACCGTGCAGAAAACCTTGGAAGAAGCCCGTCAAAAAGGTGTAATCGGCTCTTCCTTGGAAGCCAAAGTAATTTTCAAAACGGCCGATGCGAACATGAAAGCCTTTTTGGAAGAAACCAAAAATCTTTGGCCCGAAATTGCTATCGTCTCTGCGGTAGAGATTGCGGACGGCACGGATACCTTAACCGTAGAAGCCGTACATGCAAGCGGTGTAAAATGTGCCCGCTGCTGGCAATGGAGAGAAGATGTCGGCTCCGATGCTAAACATGGTGATATTTGTGCCCGCTGCGCCGAAGTATTGGCTAAAGAAGGCCTTGTGGTAGAAGAAGGAGAACCCGTTGGTGCGTAA
- a CDS encoding serine protease: MKNILILSLFLSLFVSAYAQEKEPAVHENAFLVQKEIATWETSQTYNSKARVYSCQAVRVHKNWFITAAHCVYASCRDSKSCTVQITLAEAELKADVRIMHSTASPRVFIYSGFFPGQNRISGVDAALIYFDPETAHYLFANMETGESLEYDQFKKLLRFSPETKAQYQAYGVRLINSATAPTAKLNPVLAVPRVSRGVVSYRLSATDNFFVEKLKHFISPDFGVRQGNSGGGVFTADGDLIGIVSSGLFTGKDLAFHDEEGKTVFTLKDASSFFFFTGFNGSTMGFIRNKVPSLRTISLVPFFAEPTEQDFNDIIKQVEGTSMVF, encoded by the coding sequence ATGAAAAACATTTTAATTTTAAGTTTATTTTTAAGTCTTTTCGTTTCCGCATACGCGCAGGAGAAAGAACCCGCGGTGCACGAAAATGCTTTTTTGGTACAAAAAGAAATTGCGACTTGGGAAACTTCGCAAACCTATAATTCCAAGGCGCGGGTGTATTCTTGCCAAGCGGTGCGCGTGCATAAGAATTGGTTTATTACAGCGGCTCACTGCGTGTATGCTTCCTGCCGCGATTCCAAATCTTGCACGGTACAAATTACCTTAGCAGAAGCAGAATTGAAAGCGGATGTGCGCATTATGCATAGCACCGCTTCTCCGCGGGTGTTTATTTACAGCGGGTTTTTCCCGGGGCAAAACCGTATCAGCGGGGTAGATGCCGCGCTTATTTATTTCGATCCGGAAACCGCCCACTACCTGTTTGCCAATATGGAAACGGGGGAATCTTTGGAGTATGACCAATTTAAGAAACTGCTTCGTTTCTCTCCGGAAACAAAAGCACAGTACCAGGCCTACGGGGTGCGGTTAATTAACTCCGCCACGGCTCCTACCGCAAAGTTGAACCCTGTACTGGCGGTGCCGCGGGTGAGCAGAGGGGTGGTGTCTTACCGTTTATCCGCGACGGATAATTTCTTTGTAGAAAAACTGAAACACTTTATTTCGCCCGATTTTGGCGTTCGTCAAGGCAATAGCGGGGGCGGGGTGTTTACGGCCGACGGAGATTTAATCGGCATTGTTTCTTCCGGTCTTTTTACGGGAAAAGATTTGGCTTTTCACGATGAAGAAGGGAAAACCGTATTTACACTTAAAGATGCCAGCAGTTTCTTTTTCTTTACGGGGTTTAACGGCTCTACGATGGGTTTTATCCGCAATAAAGTTCCTTCCCTGCGTACTATTAGTTTAGTGCCCTTTTTTGCAGAACCCACTGAACAAGATTTCAACGATATTATCAAACAGGTAGAAGGAACTTCAATGGTTTTTTAG
- the lspA gene encoding signal peptidase II codes for MAALFWLKEAPVELFPFFHLRYVENTGAAFGMMQNGNLWLIFIMLGIVAYLLKSWKELCSYGEIVKWGCIFILAGALGNLYDRITLGFVVDFLDFRIWPVFNVADSFITIGGCLFVISLFTCKKEQGEKK; via the coding sequence ATGGCTGCACTCTTTTGGCTGAAAGAAGCCCCTGTGGAGTTGTTCCCTTTTTTCCATTTGCGTTATGTGGAAAATACCGGGGCTGCTTTTGGCATGATGCAAAACGGTAACTTGTGGCTTATTTTTATTATGCTGGGGATTGTGGCGTACCTGTTAAAAAGTTGGAAGGAACTCTGTTCTTACGGAGAAATAGTAAAATGGGGTTGTATCTTTATTTTAGCGGGTGCGCTGGGCAATCTTTATGATAGAATAACCTTAGGGTTTGTTGTAGATTTTTTAGATTTTCGGATTTGGCCCGTATTTAATGTGGCCGATTCGTTTATTACGATAGGCGGTTGTTTGTTTGTAATTTCTTTATTCACCTGCAAAAAAGAGCAAGGAGAGAAAAAATGA
- the queF gene encoding NADPH-dependent 7-cyano-7-deazaguanine reductase QueF, with protein MSTHDIDFGYTSDHARKNADVVLPEIQCWPNQYKRDYDIKIELPEFTSVCPKTGLPDFGVITIEYIPDELCLELKSLKYYLLEYRDMGIFMENIANKILDDVVKACKPKKATVTGVFTPRGGLRSVITARYEK; from the coding sequence ATGAGTACACACGATATTGACTTTGGTTACACGTCCGATCACGCCCGCAAAAATGCGGATGTGGTACTTCCGGAAATTCAATGCTGGCCCAACCAGTACAAACGGGATTACGATATCAAAATCGAACTCCCGGAATTTACTTCCGTCTGCCCGAAAACGGGCCTGCCCGATTTTGGCGTGATTACCATTGAGTATATCCCGGACGAATTGTGCCTGGAATTAAAATCTCTTAAATACTATTTGTTGGAATACCGCGATATGGGTATTTTTATGGAAAACATTGCCAACAAAATCTTGGACGATGTTGTAAAGGCCTGTAAACCCAAAAAAGCCACCGTTACCGGGGTATTTACTCCGCGCGGCGGTTTGCGCTCGGTGATTACGGCCCGCTACGAAAAATAA
- a CDS encoding DNA-binding protein HU (histone-like DNA-binding protein), whose translation MNKDDVIRHLTRHVLDKKQAKMSVDKVFEIIKHGLKRDGKVVISNFGTFHLKTARPVMRHNPKTGEKVQVPAKQKVRFKPSENVLKK comes from the coding sequence ATGAATAAAGACGATGTTATCCGCCATTTAACCCGCCATGTACTCGACAAAAAGCAGGCTAAAATGTCGGTAGATAAAGTGTTTGAAATTATTAAACACGGCTTGAAACGGGACGGCAAAGTGGTTATTAGCAACTTTGGTACTTTCCACTTAAAAACAGCCCGCCCGGTCATGCGCCATAACCCCAAAACAGGCGAAAAGGTACAAGTCCCTGCCAAACAAAAAGTACGCTTTAAGCCTTCCGAAAATGTTTTGAAGAAATAA
- a CDS encoding NAD(P)-dependent glycerol-3-phosphate dehydrogenase, whose protein sequence is MYPISNACYNKKNLNLKTALKREKQMKINKITVFGAGIWGSVIAQHLAKKGYQVSLWEYNEQLLNVLKTIGRHPNIPNFKIHDNIRLTGSVEEAVKDTDLIVFVISSKAIRAFCREQLKPLLNGRVVPIVSASKGIEEKTFKTICEIVEEELPHLQDKVLAFSGPSFALEVAQNVPTKIMLAGKDPVLVDEIRDIMNADPIIVVPASDRRGVEYGGGIKNVLAIGCGVIDGIGDGANAKSALITQALQEMNDIIVSQGGQANTVYSLAGFGDAILTGMSAISRNRRLGEKLGAGLSLEEAKKAVGTIAEGVNSVQSVYDIARKNNLKTPIIDAIWQLVCQGQEPHVLLHAMGFTERGNK, encoded by the coding sequence ATGTACCCAATATCAAACGCTTGTTACAACAAAAAGAACTTAAATTTGAAGACGGCTCTAAAAAGAGAAAAGCAAATGAAAATAAATAAAATTACCGTATTCGGTGCCGGCATTTGGGGTAGCGTTATTGCCCAACACTTGGCTAAAAAAGGCTATCAGGTTTCGTTGTGGGAATATAACGAACAGTTGTTAAATGTCCTTAAAACCATCGGCCGCCACCCGAATATCCCTAATTTTAAGATTCACGATAATATCCGCCTTACGGGTAGTGTGGAAGAAGCCGTAAAAGATACAGATTTAATTGTTTTTGTTATTTCTTCCAAAGCGATTCGCGCTTTCTGCCGCGAGCAGTTGAAACCCTTATTGAACGGCCGCGTAGTACCGATTGTCAGCGCATCTAAAGGGATAGAAGAAAAAACTTTCAAAACCATTTGCGAAATTGTAGAAGAAGAACTTCCCCACTTGCAGGACAAAGTGCTCGCTTTCAGCGGCCCGAGTTTTGCTTTGGAAGTAGCCCAAAATGTGCCGACCAAAATTATGCTCGCGGGTAAAGATCCTGTGCTTGTGGACGAAATCCGCGACATTATGAACGCCGACCCCATTATTGTGGTGCCAGCCTCGGATAGACGCGGGGTGGAGTACGGCGGCGGTATTAAAAATGTGCTCGCCATCGGCTGCGGTGTCATTGACGGTATTGGCGACGGGGCCAACGCCAAATCGGCCCTTATTACCCAAGCCTTGCAGGAAATGAACGATATTATCGTCAGCCAAGGCGGTCAAGCCAACACGGTTTACAGTTTGGCCGGTTTCGGTGATGCTATTTTAACGGGTATGTCCGCTATTTCGCGCAACCGCCGTTTAGGCGAAAAACTGGGCGCCGGGCTTTCCTTGGAAGAAGCAAAAAAAGCCGTGGGTACGATTGCCGAGGGCGTAAACTCCGTGCAAAGTGTATACGATATCGCCCGCAAAAACAACTTAAAAACCCCCATTATAGATGCCATTTGGCAACTGGTTTGCCAAGGACAGGAACCCCATGTATTGTTGCATGCCATGGGTTTTACCGAACGGGGCAATAAATAA
- a CDS encoding tetratricopeptide repeat protein yields MKRVFCIFVAVLFLAACSGDKKLFKEAQFETSKGNYNKAIQLYSRLIKQSPKAFAAYVNRGILWESLPAKDVKERLKNRRYAELDYLQAIKLSPNVPETYSNLGALYVDQGRYADAVYQLNEAIARNPQYFVALLNRAIAYYKQGRLSESLLDFNRAFKINSKEPLLFLNRGLAYFDMGQYQSALDDFSYLISLKPQDARAYLERARAFIKAGYPADAYEDLEMAVSLKPTYALAYYYMGDLMFRKGETDYALGLLVRSKELASQYAPTYDLMGDMLAVEDPVAATANYMAARKLDPANVRKYEAKMRLMRTEEGRERVLANRFFPR; encoded by the coding sequence ATGAAAAGAGTATTTTGCATTTTCGTGGCGGTTTTATTTTTAGCGGCCTGCAGTGGAGATAAAAAACTGTTCAAGGAGGCCCAATTCGAAACTTCTAAAGGCAATTATAATAAGGCTATCCAACTTTATTCCCGTTTGATTAAGCAATCTCCCAAAGCCTTTGCCGCTTATGTAAACCGCGGTATTTTGTGGGAAAGCCTCCCGGCGAAAGACGTGAAAGAACGCCTTAAAAACCGCCGCTATGCCGAGTTGGATTACTTGCAGGCCATTAAACTCAGCCCCAATGTGCCCGAAACTTACAGCAACTTGGGTGCTTTGTACGTGGATCAAGGGCGCTACGCCGATGCCGTTTACCAATTAAATGAAGCCATTGCCCGCAATCCGCAGTATTTTGTTGCTCTGCTGAACCGCGCCATTGCCTACTATAAACAAGGCCGCTTATCAGAATCTTTGTTAGATTTTAACCGTGCTTTTAAGATTAACTCCAAAGAACCTCTTTTGTTCTTAAACCGCGGTTTGGCTTATTTCGATATGGGCCAATATCAGTCCGCCCTGGACGATTTTTCGTATCTTATTTCGCTTAAACCTCAAGATGCCCGTGCTTATTTGGAACGCGCGCGTGCTTTTATTAAAGCCGGTTATCCTGCCGATGCCTATGAAGATTTGGAAATGGCCGTTTCCTTAAAACCCACCTATGCGTTAGCCTACTACTACATGGGCGATTTGATGTTCCGCAAAGGGGAAACAGATTACGCCTTGGGCCTTTTGGTTCGCTCAAAAGAACTGGCCAGCCAATATGCTCCCACCTACGATTTGATGGGGGATATGTTAGCCGTGGAAGACCCGGTAGCGGCTACGGCAAACTATATGGCGGCCAGAAAATTGGATCCGGCCAATGTCCGCAAGTATGAAGCCAAAATGCGCTTGATGCGTACGGAAGAAGGACGCGAACGGGTTCTTGCCAACCGCTTTTTCCCGCGTTAA
- the hflX gene encoding GTPase HflX, with the protein MEKVILVGVTLKTDIQNTSSLEELHRLAHTAGGEIAGVFRVRVNAFHPATLIGSGKMEEIAEQTRLLEAQTVIFDDEITPAQQKNLEKVISAKVIDRTRLILDIFAQRARTQEGKLQVELAQLKYLLPRLGGQGTALMQQKGGIGLRGPGETKLEYDKRRLRLRISKLEKEIEQVKKERSLRRERRGEIPLPQIAIVGYTNAGKSTLLNALTRQSAVYADDKLFATLDPTTRRVKMPAGGEMLFTDTVGFIQKLPHSLVSSFRATLEETTFADVILQVHDAASALREEQAATVRQIIADLGSKQTPILDVFNKTDLLPPAQQKLLKEQYPDGIFISAAQEKGLTELLEKAEEAAAYRWKICRLTLQPHQLNLLGIIYEKAIVTGRKEKPSGALELTLMATDGNFKSLQKRLKNH; encoded by the coding sequence ATGGAAAAGGTAATTTTAGTAGGCGTTACCCTTAAAACAGATATCCAAAATACTTCCTCGCTGGAAGAACTGCACCGCTTGGCCCATACGGCAGGCGGAGAAATAGCAGGCGTTTTCCGCGTGCGTGTAAACGCGTTCCACCCGGCAACCCTTATCGGTAGCGGGAAAATGGAAGAAATTGCGGAGCAAACCCGCCTGTTAGAAGCCCAAACGGTCATTTTTGACGATGAAATTACCCCCGCCCAACAAAAAAATTTAGAAAAAGTAATCTCTGCCAAAGTAATAGACCGCACCCGTCTTATTTTAGATATTTTCGCCCAACGGGCACGCACGCAGGAAGGGAAGTTACAAGTAGAATTGGCGCAACTAAAATACCTCTTACCGCGCTTGGGCGGACAAGGCACAGCCCTGATGCAACAAAAGGGCGGTATCGGGCTTCGCGGCCCCGGGGAAACAAAACTGGAATACGACAAACGCCGCCTTCGCCTGCGTATCAGCAAATTGGAAAAAGAAATAGAACAAGTCAAAAAAGAACGCAGTTTACGAAGAGAACGCCGCGGAGAAATTCCGCTTCCTCAAATTGCCATTGTGGGATACACTAATGCCGGCAAAAGCACTTTATTAAATGCACTTACGCGCCAAAGTGCCGTCTATGCGGACGACAAACTCTTCGCCACTTTAGACCCTACCACCCGCCGCGTTAAAATGCCTGCCGGGGGAGAAATGCTTTTTACTGATACGGTGGGATTTATCCAAAAATTACCGCACAGTTTGGTCAGTTCCTTCCGTGCCACTTTGGAAGAAACCACCTTTGCCGATGTTATTTTACAAGTACACGATGCCGCTTCCGCTCTGCGGGAAGAACAAGCCGCCACCGTACGCCAAATCATAGCCGATTTGGGCTCCAAGCAAACACCCATATTAGATGTGTTTAATAAAACAGATTTGCTCCCCCCCGCTCAACAAAAACTGTTAAAAGAACAATACCCCGACGGTATTTTTATCAGTGCCGCCCAAGAAAAGGGCCTGACGGAACTGTTGGAAAAAGCGGAAGAGGCCGCCGCATACCGCTGGAAAATCTGCCGCCTTACACTGCAACCGCACCAACTTAATTTATTGGGAATTATCTACGAAAAAGCCATCGTAACCGGCCGGAAAGAAAAACCGTCCGGTGCCTTGGAATTAACCTTAATGGCAACGGACGGGAATTTTAAGAGTTTGCAAAAACGGCTAAAAAACCATTGA
- a CDS encoding cation-translocating P-type ATPase has protein sequence MAEKVNSSRRLPAVLQLPSRVFTYRFFLSVCLLILILFSLTFQHSKVGIFVLALINFLFCADVFAQCAWKDLTVGRVGLPMWVTVSVFGGFLYSSFNTFLTRTLFGPSAELYLYVSLFITISLWVCRRFAQQKELSRVFIKKLDDFLPKAGRLCVGHQFRKVFAQELKQGEIIFVKTGERLPCDGIVRKGKTSIDEQLITGNMLPTSKTVGSRVYAGTLNKSADVYVEVTETLEQSALMTVISAIKKGETRRGNFKISLDKWCAVFLAITLLCAVGGYAFMLSRHGADQWFYYSGILLAGCALGSPLALLFISIFPSFFARSGARGAKIKIQNLQALEDVVQADTFFFDKTGTLTYGELRVSGVYPVKPSLEKQLLEAVAAAEQLVDGPFADAVNGYAKKKGVKVRRVLCFDVLPGLGVQAICGEDKILAGRSAWLEEQGVKTSTKADHMAEAVICVAKNRKFLGYLTLSDELRRGANELVSFLHEQKKELVLVSGDNESSVAYMAQQAGIAKVNANVLPKTKAEIVSNLRAMGKKVVMVGDGFNDIIALLRADAGVVFSSGRNVYNNWVDVIIKRRDLYSLLDLFTINKKLRRITAGNACFAFGLNAALTGYLFWRGPGNSGWHWAVGGSLAIVLLIWLNSARLLKIK, from the coding sequence ATGGCTGAAAAAGTAAATTCTTCTCGCCGGTTACCGGCGGTGCTTCAGTTGCCGTCTCGGGTATTTACCTACCGGTTTTTCCTGTCTGTTTGTCTGCTTATACTTATTTTGTTTTCCCTTACTTTCCAACACTCGAAAGTGGGAATCTTTGTATTGGCGTTAATCAATTTTCTTTTTTGTGCCGATGTATTTGCCCAATGTGCTTGGAAAGATTTGACCGTCGGGCGGGTAGGCCTTCCCATGTGGGTGACAGTTTCTGTTTTCGGCGGTTTTTTGTATTCTTCTTTTAATACTTTTTTAACCCGTACGCTCTTTGGCCCTTCCGCGGAACTCTACTTATATGTTTCTCTTTTTATCACCATTTCTCTTTGGGTTTGCCGTCGTTTTGCTCAACAAAAAGAACTTTCCCGTGTTTTTATTAAAAAACTGGACGATTTCCTTCCCAAGGCAGGACGCTTATGTGTGGGGCATCAATTCAGGAAAGTCTTTGCGCAGGAATTAAAACAAGGCGAAATTATTTTTGTAAAAACCGGAGAACGCCTGCCTTGCGACGGAATCGTTCGCAAGGGGAAAACTTCCATCGATGAACAACTAATTACCGGCAATATGTTGCCTACTTCCAAAACGGTAGGAAGCCGTGTGTACGCCGGAACACTCAATAAATCGGCCGATGTATATGTAGAAGTAACTGAAACCCTTGAACAATCCGCCTTGATGACTGTTATTTCCGCTATTAAAAAAGGGGAAACCCGCCGCGGAAATTTTAAGATTTCGTTGGATAAATGGTGTGCCGTATTTTTAGCAATCACGCTGTTGTGTGCAGTGGGGGGATATGCCTTTATGCTTTCCCGCCACGGGGCTGACCAATGGTTTTATTATTCGGGCATTTTGCTGGCGGGTTGTGCGTTGGGTTCGCCTTTGGCTCTTTTGTTTATTTCCATTTTTCCTTCCTTTTTTGCCCGTAGCGGTGCGCGTGGGGCTAAAATAAAAATACAAAATTTACAGGCCCTTGAAGATGTTGTGCAGGCCGATACTTTCTTTTTTGATAAAACCGGCACTCTTACTTACGGGGAACTGCGCGTATCGGGGGTGTATCCCGTGAAGCCTTCTTTGGAAAAGCAATTGTTGGAAGCCGTAGCCGCGGCCGAACAATTGGTGGACGGCCCGTTTGCCGATGCTGTTAACGGGTATGCCAAAAAGAAAGGTGTTAAAGTCCGTCGGGTGCTTTGTTTTGATGTGCTCCCCGGCTTGGGCGTACAGGCCATTTGCGGAGAAGATAAAATTCTGGCGGGTCGTTCCGCCTGGTTGGAAGAGCAAGGCGTTAAAACTTCCACCAAGGCCGACCACATGGCCGAAGCCGTCATTTGCGTGGCCAAAAACCGTAAATTCTTGGGGTATTTAACTTTGTCTGACGAATTGCGCCGCGGAGCCAACGAACTGGTTTCTTTCTTACATGAACAGAAAAAAGAGTTGGTTTTGGTATCGGGGGATAACGAATCTTCCGTTGCCTATATGGCCCAACAGGCAGGCATAGCCAAGGTAAACGCCAATGTTCTTCCCAAAACCAAGGCCGAGATTGTTTCCAACCTGCGCGCTATGGGAAAAAAAGTGGTAATGGTGGGAGACGGTTTTAACGACATTATTGCTTTGTTGCGTGCCGATGCGGGGGTGGTGTTTTCCTCCGGTAGAAATGTGTATAACAACTGGGTAGATGTTATCATCAAACGGCGGGACTTGTATTCCCTGCTAGATTTATTTACAATAAATAAGAAATTGCGCCGTATTACTGCCGGTAATGCCTGTTTTGCTTTTGGGCTTAACGCCGCGTTGACGGGGTATTTGTTTTGGCGCGGGCCGGGTAATTCCGGCTGGCATTGGGCTGTGGGGGGAAGTTTGGCCATAGTCCTACTGATTTGGTTAAATTCTGCGAGGTTATTAAAAATAAAATGA